CTCTCTTGCCTCGTCTCCAAATCGCCGCTGGTTCCAGCCtccggcgaggcggagacttCCTTGCGCAACGCCCACTTTCGCCGTTCCTTCCTGTGAGCGAAACGCGtgcgagaggcgccttccTGTCGAAAAgatttttctcgtcctcccttctctcgccagctCTCGCCACGCGCTCCCATAACAGCCTCACCCCTGCCCCTCccacctttttctctcgccgctgtctctcttcttctctctctcccctttcttctctctcttccctctcttctctctcttcgctctctcccctttctccgctTTGCTCAGGGGCGTCTCGGTCCAGTCGTCGCGCCGCATCGGCTCGgttctcctcctctgcgtcCTTCCCCGTCCAAAGCCATCTCGAGGGCGACGTGCTCCCTGAGCCTCCTGcgggtgtatatacacctgagggcctcggcgacgagggcggTTTCGCGCGCGGGCCAGGAGTGTCTgacgcgttcttcgcgccgGCCGGCGATCtggcctcgccggcgtccATGAGTTTCCTCTTCAACAGCGTGGTGAAAGTCTACAGCGACTTCACAGATCCAAACTACTCACTTCCCTGGCAGATGCAGAGGCAAGGCACGAGCACGGGAAGCGGTTTTGTCCTCAGAGATCGCCTCATCATGACCAACGCCCACTGCGTGTCCTGGAACAACCGGCTGCAAGTCAGAAAACACGGGTGCGTctcaccctctctctccttcccgcggCAAAACGTTTTCGTTTCAAAAGTATGCCTCTGCTCGATTGATCCTCAACGCGGCTGTCGATATACCAAAATACCTCTAGATGTATATCTGGATGTCGTTCTAAAACTTTGCGTGCAgatgtgtctctctggattcgctgctgcgtcttcctcttgtcttGTGACGCTTTGTTCTGTGCTCTGGACTGAGCGCAAAACAAGGTTAAAGGTATCTTTTCGCCGCTGGTTTTCGGCGTTTGTGGGCCGACGAGAGTCGAGCTAGTGCGCTGGAGATACGCTCTTTTTTCACAGGTCCCCAAACAAGTTTGTGGCGAGGATCGTGGCGGTGGGGCACGAATGCGACTTGGCGCTCATCACCGTCGACGACGAGGCGTTCTGGCAAGGCGACTTGGCCCAACTGGAATTCGGCGATGTGCGTTCTCGAAAGGGCAAGCGGGCTTTTGCGGCTCGCCGTCTTTGAGGAATCTTTGACGCCATTCCTCTTCTGGTTTGGTGGTGTCTGTACGCCCCTACTTGCTTCTGTgcagtgtctcttcctcagtGTAACTGCTTCACACGTGCTGCGTCTGTCGTCTTGCATTCCTTCGGTGCCTCGTCTTGCTGGTGTTCCattttcctcctctgtctctctttctctccatgtttcccctctgcatctccctcttcatctcttgtctctctcttctctcttttacctctctcttccgtgtctccgccgtttcACGCCtcgtgcttttctctctgcttctctcgttgACTGTGTTTACCATGGGGAATTAGAACAGAATATCAAGTTCTCTGCCTGGAGGTCGGTGTCTTGGCAAtatctcgcttctctggctCTCACgtcgcttctgtttcttgttcGGCGCAGGTGCCTGCGCTCCAAGACGCAGTGGTTGTCTTGGGCTATCCGCGGGGAGGAGACAATCTGTGCATCACCTCCGGCGTTGTGAGCCGCGTGGACGTGAACCCCTACGCGCACTCAAACACCTGGTACGAGAACAACAGACAACGGGAAAAACggacaaagaaagagacagagaggaagcgagagaacgggaaagaaagagacaaagaggaagagagagatcgagaaagagagagaaagagacagagagaaagagaatgagagagcgagggggaCGCGGAAGGCAACCAACCTTTGCGAAGAAGACTCCTGaaggagacgacagagacgtAAGGGCGCGTGAACCGACGGCGGAAGGCAAACTGTCCAAAGAGAAGGCATTCATGCCTCTCGTCAACAGACACATTTCGGGAATCGGTGCACACTCATAGTCTGGCGTGAAGCTGGGcatgcttcttcctctttttcgccttctcttcagaTTCATCTTTTTTGCGAAATCTTCCCCTCCCCGATCGATCTTTGCATCTTCCCCTGCGGGCTGCGctgtttcccgtctctctctcgccggccacctttgtttcctttatctgttttcccttttcgtgTTGCTTTCTCCGTGTCGATCTCCAGCCTTGTCACTTCCTCGCCCGTCTGTTTTTGCCTTCGCAGTCTCCTGTGCGTGCAGATTGACGCCGCCATCAATCCGGGAAACAGTGGTGGCCCAGCTCTGAAAGACGGACGCGTCGTCGGCGTGGCCTTCCAAGGCTTCGACAACGCCCAGAACATTGGATACATCGTCCCCACCACTGTCATTCGACACTTCCTCGACGACGTGAAAAGACACAACGGTGTCTACACCGGGTTTCCGTCTGCGGGAATTGTGTTCCAACACCTCGAGAACAAAAGCATGCAAACCTTTCTAGGCATTGACAAAATCAAACCGGAACAGCTGCCACCAGGTACCAGTCTCCCTCCCGCAATGCCTTCAAAACCCAACAGTACACAACTATAGacatatctgtatgtatatatgtatatatataggtataaATCGacacgtacatatatatatatatatatatagatagatagatagatagatagatagatagatagatagatagatagatagatatatgtatcaTGTGCATGTATCCAAAGATGCCTGCGTGTATTTGTGTATGTGTACGTTTTGTGTGCGTGTGGTGGGCGTATGCACACTCTGGTCTTGTCGACGTGcggtttttgtctttttcaaACCGGACTCTGTGCAGGTATGGAAAAGACTTGTCATGTCAACGTTCTCGGTCCGTCctggagggggggggggttccgcgtgtcttctcttccgcttttcggTTTTTGTTCGCGTGCGTGCGCCGTTTGCTTTCCAACTTCGGATGCCGCTCGCGGCCCCGgtgcgttctcgcctctccaggaGTCGAACCTTCCGGAATTTTAGTGACGATGGCTGACGAGCTCCGCGCGGGCCAATTCGTGCGCCGCATGGAAGGCTCAGAGTCTGAAAAGCAAACGCCGGAGAATGCGGGACAGAAAatggacgagaagaaggaagagaagaacgcgaaggaaaaggaggacgaagacgttCGCATGAAAGACGGCACGCGAGTTGGGTTGAAGAAAAACGACGTCATTCTTGCGATTGATGGAGTCGACGTAGCCAACGATGGgactgtcttcttccggtAGGTTACCCACGCGAGCGCGCTGTCGACTCTCCCCTGCCCCAAGCACAAACCGTCCCTGTGCACACATAGCCATTTTCTAAACAGGTTTTTCTACACAAGTAGGCATACATACAGCTACAGTAGTAGATGCAGATATGTACAGTGATACAGGTGAGTTGTGTTTTCCTCCCTGAACGGTCGTTGGTCTGTGTTTGATCTAGGCTTTGTGTCCACGCGGCGATAGACGCTCGCAAGTCCGCCGTCGGCCTAGGTTTGCACCGTTGCGAGTTTTTTCGCTGTCCTTCTCCACGCCCCTGGATTTGCCTTGTTGCTAAGACTGCCAGGCTGGTCGCGTGGTACGCGAGAGTTGCGGCCGGGCGTCGAAAGCGCTCGCCACTCCTCATCCTCTTGTTTTCGTCTGCGCGCGGTTCCGGTCTTCTCATATCCATGTCTCTTCACCGCTCCACATATTTCTATCTACATaaaaatacatatatgtatatgtatatatatgtaaatatgtatgtatgtatgtatgtatgtatgtatatatatatatatatatatatatatgtaactGTTTTGGCACCGATCTGCATGTCAATGTGACGCTTGGGGTAGGTTCCATCTTTGGCGGTTCGGATTTCTGTGGACGGCTCGCCGTTTCGTTTGTTTTTGTTTCAGAGAGATGGAACGGGTCAACGTCTCCCACACAATTTCTTCCAAATTCATCGGCGACACTCTCCGAGCGACTGTcctgagaaagaaggaggTTGTCGATGTCGTTGTAAGTCCCATTGTTCTTCGCTCTGCACACACGTGAAAATGTACCGGTcgtgtccttctctttttcgctgtctcttttccttgctTTATCCGTCTTGTGTTCGTCCGTTTCTGGGCATTTGgactgcttctctcctgcctcgacgcgctgccgcgtctcctcAGCCGGCTCAGATGCTTGCCGAGTCCGCGGTGACGTTTTGAGATCGACGTGACCgggtcttctcgtcttctctgccttcacGACAGGGACGCTTCCTACGTGCCTAGTCCTCGCTGCTCGTGTTGCTTCTTTTCACGATCCCGATTTCTCTCCGATTTCCCTCCCCGTTCCCCAGATGTGGACACGAccttgttcctctctctcatctatcttctttctcgtctgtcgtCTTTCATACCGGTCAATTTTCGTTCTAGCCTCCTTCGcattcctctcttctctcgtgcctttctgcctctctgtcttgcgttcctctctgtttgcctgtgtctccttttctcccgtttaGGTTTTTTTGCTCCCATATTTTCTGCGTCCTTTTTGCCGTCTCAATCGTGCAGATTCCTCTCATCGAGGAGAACGCGCTGGTGCCGAAGCATCAGTGGGACCAGAAAGCGCGCTATCTGATCTACggcggcctcgtcttctgtcccctcACCCTCGAGTATTTGAAAGTGAGAGACGGGCACACGAgcgactctctctcccttttcgcgtgtctcgccgcATGGAAAGCTAGACTGCTTTAGCCCGGCCTCGTTCGGTACCGTTTTTCGTGTTCGGTTACCTCTCCTTGCTCTTTCTATCCATTGTCTTCCTTCGAGACGTGCTCAGTCTGCTCCAGTTCCACGCGCGGTTTACCAGCCTAACGTTGCGAGCTCAGGCGAGCTTTTGGGTCGGGAACCGAGCGCGTTGCAAAAACGCGCTGAGCCACGAAGCCGCCTCCGAGTCCCCCGCACAGCAAGACAGGCGTTTGAaacgcgacgaagaagacgcgccgaTCTGCGCGCTCACGTCTCCTCGTTCGGCCcctctctcgtgtgtgtctttggCAGGACGAGTTTGGAGCAAAATTCAGCGAACGAGCTCCTGCGTCGCTCCTCCAACCCCTCGCCGACATCTTTGcgacggaagaaggcgaagagcctGTCATCCTCAGCCACGTGAGTCCTGTGCGGCTTCCCTCTCTCAGCGGAgatgtctttccttttctgtacCTTCTCTACAAATATCCACACATATGAAGATATATGTGGGGTGTATGCGAGTGCATACAGGCATGCAAACATAGGCTGATGGCAGCACTCACATCTGTACAGACCGatacgcatatacatgcacatatgcatataaaaatacatacatacatacgtacatacatgcatacatacatacatacatacatacattcacatacatacatacatacatacatgcatacatacatacatacatccacatacatacatacatacatacatacatacatacatacgtacatacatacatacatacatacatacatacatacatacatccacatacatacatacgtacatacatacatgcatacatacatacatacatacgtacatacatacatgcatacatacatacatgcatacatatagagagagatatgtGAAGGTGTGACATATAGACAGGACTGTGGCGGTTGATTTGAAGCCTGATTTTTGCAGTGCCTGGAGTCAAAGGTGGATCGAGTGCAGCTGTCCCCTTGCGGTTTCGCAGATTCTCGCGTCAGACCTGACCAGCGGATACACCTTCCGCAATTGCCTCCTCACCCACGTGGACGGTCAGAAAGTTCTCAACATGAAACATCTCGCAAAACTCCTCGGCATGCCTctgccctcttcttcttcggctccttcttctccctccacttcttctctttctacTTCCGGTGTgtctgagaagaaagaagaggagaaaagcgagaacgaCTTTGTGATTTTCCTCTTGGAGAACAAGGTCCAGTTGGTCTTGGAGCGATCGAAAGCCGAGGCGATGCAGCCGTTCATTCTCAAGCAGCACGCGATTCATTCGCCGACGAGCGAGGTTCTGTAGAGGGCACGCGAAGGGGGGTTTTCgcacgcgaggaaaaaacaagacgagaggcgaaaaggaaacgagagactTCCAACTCGGAAAGTGACaccggaaagaaagaaacgaaaacgcctTGCGCGGAATGCGCTCCGCAAGGCGCCTGTGGTTCGTGAAGGCTGCCACAAGGGAAGAACGATAACAGGAAAAGGCGCTGAACACTTGCGCTGCGATTCCTCTCGACTTCTGCTGCCGACGTCGCGCAAACACCGCTGGCGGTCGcgacgaaaaaaggcaagCAACGAGGACAAAGACGACTCAAAAACAGACATGCTttgacagagagaaaggagagacagggagacagagaaagggacggtCGTGAGAGACCGAGAGTGAGGGGGGCGGGAGCAGTCGCAAAGAGGGGAAGCATGTTGTCAAACCGGTCacttgtttcttcccttccctctgccTAGGTTGCGCAGCAGGttcttttccgttcttctcccctcttaTGTGTACACAGATGAAAACGTCGCGCTGAAACTGCATCGggtttcgtcgcctctttgcTGTCTTGTCTTTGCTTTCGAGTTTGcccgtcgtcctcctctttcccgtgttttcagtctcctgcctctctgctgtccaAAGCTTGTTttgttctccccttctcccctctcgccccgTGCCGTTTCGCCTGCCGACTTGTCTGTCCGTTTGCAAACattttgtcttttttgttTGCGGGCGTCACTGCCTTCCCGGACTGTGGCCAGAAGCTTCGGGCGTGCATggcgctttcttccctcaACTCGCGCAGCCCGCAAGTCGGCGCTGTGGCAGTTTGTTAGAACTAAAAGCTTGTCTTCGAGATCGCGTATGTGCTTGGGTGCTCGGCAAGCTTATGGAGGAAACCTCCCTCCTTCCGGAAGTCGTGCACGCAAAGACAATACTCAACACATTAGAGAAATCGAAatagagaaggaagaaaataGAAGAGACCGCAACGGTTGCCTTCAAATGAACATATTTCGATCGGCTTACTCATCTCGTCCTGTACaactatatacatataaacaTACACGTCTATACATATTATCCACACATCTATACGCCTGTCtatttgtatatgtgtgtacatgcatagatgtatgtatgcgtctttatatatacatatatatatatatatatattgatatgAAGATATTTCGAGATATGGAACTGTATTTCACTAAGAACACACTTTTTCATTTGCAGCGGAAGAGCGCTCACGGACAGCTGAGCGCCCGTGAGGGGTTCGGCGGCCAGGCGGTCTTTGTGTGCATTGTTGGTCTCAACGAACGAGAGAATTTGAGCATTCGAAGtaaaaaggggaaaggacgagacacggagaaggcAAATGGAGACGCATGGACGGGATTCTCGTCCCTTTGAAATCAGTTTTTTTGAGTGACAAGTTGACGAAAGCAACGAGAAACGCAAGACAAAAAACCGACAGGAAAAGGACGCAGGTGTCTGCAtatgaagagagaggggacgggACACGCGCACACTCGCCTGTGTGAGAAGACAACAGATGCAAAGAACGATGACAGAACAAAAAGGAACGAAAAAAACCCAAGCCGTAAGCAGACCTGGTTAACGAGAGAACACAAGAATCCCAGGAAAATGAAAAAAACGATACCTGCATACATGGGgaattatatatatatatatatatatatatatatatgtagatatgaACAGCCATACGCTAGTACACAGTTTTATCTATCAACCTCTACCGATacacacaaacatatatatatatatatatatatatatatgtagggtGTATGTAAACATGTTGACGGAGATTGGAGACAGCGTtagcgagggaagacgagagcgtTGAGAAAATTCgatcttttccctcttttctcaaGGCCGTAGGAGATTGAGGCAGCCGTCGCATCCCCAGGAAGCCATCACGTTGTGATGGGGATGGTGCACAATGCCGATCGCGTCCTTTTCGTGGATCTgcaaaacggagaaaaagaacggcgCGAGCTCAGCTGCTACACGCGCACGAAAGCGAAGCGGACGGCAGGCGACACGAAGCAagtgaaaagagaaagaaagagaacgaaagagagaggaaacgcaaaGACAAGATCACGTGCTCACCTTCATGACGTGCTCGAGTTTTCCTGTCGCGTTCGCGAAGCAGTAGAGAGTGTTGTCTTCTCCGGCGCAGTACAGCCACTCGCCTCGAGGCGACACTGGGCGCATAAAAgccgaaaagagagaaaagagacagatcACTTTCACAGCAACAGGGGACAtcagagaaaaaaacactGGTgacggcgcgcgagaaagaatCGCGAAAAGGTaggaactggagagaagcgaaaggatgagaaaaaggaaacttCTGAAAAAGGTCCGGTCCCTGGCAGACGCAGATGGTTCAGACCCGCGTGGAAACACAAGGCCGTTTCGGAGCGAGAGCGGTGAATCCACACGTAATTCAAACAAAGTATCGACATTTTTAAAACTATTCGTAGGCTGTGATGCGGCTTCCAAACACGGTAAAGCTTGTGAATTACAATGCAACTTTAGTGAAACAGCGCAAGAAGGT
The sequence above is a segment of the Neospora caninum Liverpool complete genome, chromosome IX genome. Coding sequences within it:
- a CDS encoding peptidase S1, chymotrypsin:PDZ/DHR/GLGF domain (Precursor), related translates to MIESCHLTAFPDFSPWRFLLALTFASRSSCCLRPQRCVGGAILPRTCFARRNTSLFSRFFSFLVFFLSAVLICGTPVPSSARPSPLLPLLAFLAHSSIHHPSSSPSLLLSLSLSLQRSPLSSSASPPRPSPLSARPFVSSSRASASRPSAAQLRRVYIHRAGASGVAPVSVSRARQPPSFRASTMASALSTRLSFLGRPFSGAASPLRGETASLEMEHASLCRPSKTLLPRLQIAAGSSLRRGGDFLAQRPLSPFLPVSETRARGAFLSKRFFSSSLLSPALATRSHNSLTPAPPTFFSRRCLSSSLSPLSSLSSLSSLSSLSPLSPLCSGASRSSRRAASARFSSSASFPVQSHLEGDVLPEPPAGVYTPEGLGDEGGFARGPGVSDAFFAPAGDLASPASMSFLFNSVVKVYSDFTDPNYSLPWQMQRQGTSTGSGFVLRDRLIMTNAHCVSWNNRLQVRKHGSPNKFVARIVAVGHECDLALITVDDEAFWQGDLAQLEFGDVPALQDAVVVLGYPRGGDNLCITSGVVSRVDVNPYAHSNTCLLCVQIDAAINPGNSGGPALKDGRVVGVAFQGFDNAQNIGYIVPTTVIRHFLDDVKRHNGVYTGFPSAGIVFQHLENKSMQTFLGIDKIKPEQLPPGVEPSGILVTMADELRAGQFVRRMEGSESEKQTPENAGQKMDEKKEEKNAKEKEDEDVRMKDGTRVGLKKNDVILAIDGVDVANDGTVFFREMERVNVSHTISSKFIGDTLRATVLRKKEVVDVVIPLIEENALVPKHQWDQKARYLIYGGLVFCPLTLEYLKDEFGAKFSERAPASLLQPLADIFATEEGEEPVILSHILASDLTSGYTFRNCLLTHVDGQKVLNMKHLAKLLGMPLPSSSSAPSSPSTSSLSTSGVSEKKEEEKSENDFVIFLLENKVQLVLERSKAEAMQPFILKQHAIHSPTSEVL